A stretch of the Salvelinus namaycush isolate Seneca unplaced genomic scaffold, SaNama_1.0 Scaffold867, whole genome shotgun sequence genome encodes the following:
- the LOC120043094 gene encoding rhotekin-like: MCMWVSVPDSNIQKKIDHEIRMRDGACKLLAACSQRDQALEASKSLLTCNIRIMAFMSELQRMKEAQVMQRVALRSADAGPTDDRLPCKGKVAISDLRIPLMWKDTEYFKNKGELHRCAVFCLLQVGAEIHDTDMVIVDRTLTDICFDNTIVFSEASPGFELRVEMYSCCSEEDYSTGSTSRKLASKLSSSLGRSAGKKLRVAMDPGACSPISNGGGATLLLPLPTVVGPKYHLLAHTTLSLSHVQDSFRTHDLSISGNEECSHWVPLYGNVCCRLAAQPHCMTQQMMSGCLKVKFGGDPQSWTNVYGVLKGTNLFCYHRQEDVEANIEPAFTISINKKTRIRASEKDRHNKAQSICISNHYGGEEVTHTLSADSREDTHRWMEAFWQQFYDMSQWKQCCDDLMKIELPSPRKPTLVTSKQGSLYHEMVIDTSDDISTVTDILARRMEELELRSQLGTSPPWMSLFEESPGCPRTHNRLPHSPLRCPRPGLLSSEASLTSDSDSPCSTSPCSRYSGWAEPLSLSSPSSHFRPRTLSLDAKLSTLRGRGYGGVLQCSCQPPSSSSLAPIPAQCVPQATLSCSSSTSSNSSSEGSHSPELSDGTPFSRPSSARQSLRNLRAKLDPRNWLQSQV; the protein is encoded by the exons atgtgtatgtgggtgtctgtgcCG gACAGTAACATCCAGAAGAAGATAGACCATGAGATCCGGATGCGTGACGGGGCCTGTAAGCTGCTGGCTGCCTGCTCCCAGAGAGACCAGGCCCTAGAGGCCTCCAAGAGCCTGCTCACCTGCAACATCCGCATCATGGCCTTCATGTCAGAGCTGCAGAGGATGAAGGAGGCCCAGGTCATGCAGAGGGTCGCACTAAG GTCAGCGGATGCAGGGCCCACGGACGACAGACTACCCTGTAAAGGAAAGGTGGCCATCTCAG ACCTGCGGATCCCTCTCATGTGGAAAGACACAGAGTACTTCAAGAATAAAGGAG agCTGCATCGGTGTGCAGTGTTCTGTCTGCTCCAGGTGGGGGCGGAGATCCACGACACAGACATGGTGATAGTGGACCGGACACTCACCGACATCTGCTTTGACAACACCATAGTGTT CAGCGAGGCCAGCCCGGGATTTGAGCTGCGCGTGGAGATGTACAGCTGCTGTTCAGAGGAGGACTACTCGACAGGGAGCACGTCTCGGAAACTAGCCAGCAAACTGAGCAGCTCTCTGGGCCGTTCGGCAGGGAAGAAGCTCCGCGTCGCCATGGACCCTGGAGCCTGCAGCCCCATCAGCAACGGAGGAGGAGCCACGCTGCTGCTGCCTCTGCCCACAGTGGT GGGACCGAAGTACCATCTCTTGGCCCACACCACCCTGTCACTGTCACACGTCCAGGACAGCTTCCGCACACATGACCTCAGCATCTCGGGCAACG AGGAGTGTTCACACTGGGTGCCTCTCTACGGCAATGTGTGTTGTCGCCTGGCTGCCCAGCCTCACTGTATGACCCAACAGATGATGAGCGGCTGCTTGAAGGTCAAG TTTGGAGGTGACCCTCAGAGTTGGACAAACGTCTACGGCGTCCTTAAAGGGACAAACCTTTTCTGTTACCACCGGCAAGAGGATGTAGAGGCTAACATAGAGCCGGCTTTTACCATTTCCATCAATAAG AAGACGAGAATACGGGCGTCAGAGAAGGACCGCCACAATAAGGCCCAGAGTATCTGTATCAGTAACCAttatggaggagaggaggtgacacacacactctcagcaGACAGTCGTGAAGACACACACCGCTGGATGGAGGCCTTCTGGCAACAGTTCTATGACATGA GCCAATGGAAGCAGTGCTGTGACGACTTAATGAAGATTGAGCTGCCATCGCCCCGGAAACCAACCCTGGTCACATCGAAACAGGGTTCTCTTTACCACGAAATGG TTATTGACACCTCTGATGACATCAGTACGGTGACGGACATCCTGGCGCGGCGGATGGAGGAGCTGGAGCTGAGGAGCCAGCTGGGGACCTCTCCTCCCTGGATGTCCCTGTTCGAGGAGTCTCCTGGTTGCCCCCGCACCCACAACCGCCTCCCCCACAGCCCCCTGCGCTGCCCCCGGCCCGGCCTGCTCTCCTCAGAAGCCAGCCTGACCTCGGACAGCGACAGCCCCTGCAGCACCAGCCCTTGCTCCCGCTACAGTGGCTGGGCAgagcccctctccctctcctccccctcctcacacTTCCGCCCCCGCACCCTCTCCCTGGACGCCAAGCTCAGCACCCTCAGGGGCAGGGGGTATGGAGGGGTGTTACAGTGCTCCTGtcagcccccctcctcctcctcccttgccCCCATCCCAGCCCAATGCGTCCCCCAGGCCACCCTGTCCTGCTCCAGCTCTACCTCCAGTAACAGCTCCAGCGAGGGCAGCCACAGCCCTGAGTTGTCAGACGGCACCCCTTTCTCACGCCCCTCTTCGGCCCGTCAGAGCCTCAGGAACTTGAGGGCTAAACTGGACCCCCGGAATTGGCTCCAGAGCCAGGTATAA